The DNA region gtttagtatttcatttttatagtagTGTGCTAATCTTTTTCCTCCTGTCTTGTCAGCTgtttatatattgaaaatattgacCACTATGGTGAATACATTCAAAATGTGctttccttttaagtttttgtttttctgtgctttgTGGTGTTATTTTCATTCAGAAACTTTAAACGGATTTTAAGCATTTTAGACTTACAATCTCTTCCTTCGTCTAATATGACTCTGGTGGGGCTCCAGGTGGGGCTTCTGGGGCCAGCTTGTTGGTGACTGTCTCTGTACACCCTGTCCCTGCCAGGCCTTGGAGACCCGGGCCAGCCCTGGCCACACCCCAGGCTGTGTCACCTTTGTCCTGAACGACCTCAGCATGGCCTTCACTGGAGATGCCCTGCTGATCCGTGGATGTGGGCGGACAGACTTCCAGCAAGGTGACCCGCTCCTTATCCAGCCCAAGATTCAAATATGGTTATATATTTGCCAGGGTTTTATGCATTAGCTacaggaatgaatgaatggacctTAGATTTTTAGGGGGCCAGTTTTACATTCAGAATTTAGTTGCCAGAGTATCCACTTAGGGCATTAGCTATTGGAGGACCATTAATTCCAGGGGTgcattagttatctattgctgtgaAACAAATTACTGCAAAATGTAACAATGATTAGACAGGCATAGTAGCACATTTCTATAATCTTAGccactctgaaggctgagacaggaggattgcaagttcaaggtctgccttggcaatttagcatgaccctgtctcaaaataaaaaaatttaaaaaattttaataaaagctgGAGATATAATAGAGTGgaaaagtacccctgggttcaatccccagtataaaataataataaaaataataataataatagtagtagtagtagtattaaCATTCACTGTCCCACAAAGTTTCTGAGAGTCAAGAGTCCAGGAGCAGTTTAGGGTGTGGGCTGTACTCATCAGAAGGCTGGATGGGTCTGGGGACCCACTTCTGGGGTGGCTTCCTCCCATGGCTGCCAGTTCCTGTGCTTGTTGGCAGAGGCCTCCCTTCCTCACCTGGTGGACTGCTCCAGAGGGCTGCATGAGTGTCCTTATGACATGGCAGCCAGAtcctcccagaaaaaaaatgaccagagagaaagagaagccctaattttttctttgatcttGCCTCAGAAGTTATACTCTGTAATTTTTGCAATATTCTATTTATTAGGAGCAAAATATGTAATCCAGACCCTTAGATCAAGGGGAGGGAAATGAAGTGTCACGTTTCAATAAGAAGATTCAAGAATTTACGAAGGTGTTCGAAAACCACATCAAGGGCCTTAGCTGCTGGTGGGTGTGGTGGGGTGGAGTTGTGCTCAGGAGATCAGCTGCTCAGAGGCCACTAGGAGGTTGTTTGGTCCCTGGTTCAGCTGTGAGAAGGTTCTGCAGCTTCGGGGTGTAGCTGCAGAGGATGGTTTGATTCGGGGGTTTCCCTGTGGGAAGACAGTTTAGTTTTGGATCTCAGGATCTGGCTGCCCGTTGAGCATGTGCACGAATGTGGCTTGACACTAGATTGGAGGAGTAATCTGTCTTGTGGGCAGAGGCAAGACCACGTGAGAGAAATGGTGGCAGCTGTCACACACTGGCAACGAGAAGCCAGGTCCCggccccctctccctctctatgTCTTCATTTCAGTCTGTGGTCATCTCTCTCGGACTCCTAATTTGCTTCTTATCCATTCCCAACACAACATAAAAATGGGAGAATTTAGGTTGAAATGGAAGGCAAAAGAATGTTCCAGAGAGGTTTGCCTCTGTCCCAGTCGAGGCTCAGCTTCCTGTTGGAACCACTGTTCCATATGCTGCTTGGCCTCATGTCTTTGGTTTATTACCTTCTAGTCCAACTTCTTTGCCCAGAATCCTTCCTCAGTGTCCCCAGATTAAGGACACATTTCCTGGGGGGCTTCAGAATCTCTCTTCCCACCCTTACAATCCCACATTATAAAGGCAAATTTCTCaccattcatttttcttcatgtatgTCCTTCCCTCTGCCTCTACCTAGACAAAGGGGTTTGGGCAGGAGATGAGGGCGATGGCTTAGCTACTCTGATTATCCTCCCACCCTTTTCCTGAGGGAAGATATTTTAGGGCTTCTCCTGTCCTGCTCACCCACTGACCTCTGACCTTTCCTTCGCCAGGCTGTGCTAAGACCTTGTACCACTCAGTCCACAAAAAGATCTTCACACTTCCAGGCAACTGTCTGGTCTACCCTGCTCATGATTACCATGGTGAGGGCTcgctggagggggtgggggctTACCTAACTTTTGAGGGGATAGCCAGCTTCTGTATTCTTTGTATGGCACAGAGACTACACACATTCCATAAATTCCTCTGGCCAAAAAAGACTAAGTGCTTGGGTGTGCCGTGTGTGGATATAGAAACTAGACAACTTCTAAAATTCTGCAGGGCGTGGGTTTTCCTGGGACTTCCTTGTGGAGTGCAGAGGACTGTTGTGAAACTACATTTCCCATAATGCGTATCGGGAGGGAAAGCAATCTCAGAATATTTTGGGAAGAGCACATTAGTGCCTGGCTAGAGAGGCACCCAAAGACCTCCTGGGAATTGTAGTTCCTAGTGGCCCAAAGTGCTGGACCAGTTGacttccctctccctaccccccaCCTTGGTCACTAGGACACACAGTGTCCACCGTGGAGGAGGAGCGGACTCTGAACCCTCGGCTCACTCTCAGTTGCGAGGAGTTTGTTAAGGTCATGGACAATCTGAACTTGCCTAAACCACAGCAGATAGGTGAGCACCCTGGGTCCTGGTGGGAGGAGGATTGGGGTGTGGactcctgggtctgagggaggagggctaGGGCCAGAACTCTAGTTCCCTAAGAAGGGCTCAGTGTACCTGGGTCCTTGGAGGGACATGGGCTTCTGCCTTGCCCCTTGGTTTCATCCAGTTTCTTTTCAGACATTGCCGTTCCAGCCAACATGCGCTGCGGGGTCCAGACGCCACCTTCCTAACCTGTTTCTGTCAGGTGCTTATGTCCATCAAGAATGCACTCAGTGGAGTGAGGGGAGAGGGGTCACCACTAGAcctctgtcccctcccacccTACCCCCATCAGCCCCTCGAACTtcttaaataaaaagtattttttttcctttcgtCATGAATCTGACATCTACCTCTTTTCTGGGGGGAACCAGCTGGGTTTTGAGTGGATGTGCTTGGAGTTGGTTCTAGTCCCTTGGAAAGGCTGCGGGAGCTGGGCACCATGCAGGTCCCGGGAGATTTCTAACTCACAAGATTAGAAGCCAACATATCTGGCAGGTGCTCTCATGGCCTTGGATCAGAACACGGTTGGGTCCTGAGTCCTAGAGTTAGGTACTTTCCCTCTACAGCCCTCAATTGcctgatctgtaaaatggaaataataataataatagggtgTCATGGAGATCTGATAAGTCCATAAATATGAGTGCTTGGCACACTGCCTGAATGGCCAACTCCCTAGGAGTGCTATTATTGTTGCTATCATTTGGAATGATCTCTTAGGTGCTTCCTGACTTGGAGTGACAATTTACATAATGGTTAAGAACATAGATGTTGAAAGAATGAAGCTGATGTGTAGACCTTGGATGCATTTCTCTccccccagcctcagtttcccctcagTATATAATGGAAATAGTAATCCCTCCTTCGAGCTGGGCTGCTTTGAGGGTGAAACCAAATTAGCGTATGTAAAGTGTTTAGCACAGCTCTTGACATCTAATAACCTGGTTTCATGTaccaattattttctgtttttgcccAGAGAGGAAAAGGTCTGGCTGAGACCTTTAACCTCTGTCCTCCGCCCCATAGCAAAGTGTGTGTGGGGCGGGGGCACACTTCCCTGTATTTCTGGGCGGGTATCTGACTCAAAGTACCCCTCTCCCCTTGTCCAGCTCCCTAAACCGGTTGGGGCCCTTCTAAAGGGCTCATTAGAGGGGAGAGTCTCCATCTTCATTCCTATCTCCCTTTGAGAACTCTTAGAATGTGGGCAGTAGGGAGGCTGGTATACAAAGGTGGCCAGGCAGCCCTTCAGGGGACAGGAATGGGAGCGCTGGAGGCGGAGTGGGAGGTCGCGATGCTGGGTTCTCCGAGGGTGGGGCCCGGAAGGCCTGATGCCGCGGGCGGGGCGAGCTGGTCGCTCCCTCCTCTCTCCAGAGCTGTTGGACCTGTTGTCCCCCCCTCCACTTCCGGGCTGCTGGGGAGGGGGACGGGCGGCCTCTCCTCCTCTTCACAGCCACCTGTCTCTGTGGCAGAAGCTGCAGTGCCGGGAGCGCGGAGCGGAGCGAGCTGGTGAGGGGCCGGGGCTGCGGGAAGGAGGGGACTCAGCTCGTGGGGCCCGCGCGGGAGGCGGGAGCCGGAGTTCGGGAGCCTAGTTCCTGGGAGAAAAGGAGGGCTTGGGCTCCAGCCTCGTCCCGAGGGAGCCCGGTCTCTGAATCCCTGGGTGACGCGACATGGGTGCTGGTCCCTTACACAGTGGGGTCAGGACTGCCGGACTCGGGGAGGAAGGGGCGTTGAGTacgaagggaggagaaggggtcGCGTTAAAGTGGCCCAAGAGATTGTCGGGGGCCACTGGGCAAGTCCAAGGCCCGACACCCGGGTGGCACGGAGGCTCTGGGTCGCAGAGTCCGGCAGGGGGCGTGCCAGGACCCCGGACTCAAATTCCGGCCCCGCCTACAGCGGGGTGCCGCCTCCCGAGCCCTCGAACCTCGTCCCAACTTCTTCCCCCGCCCCTGGAAGCTCAGACCACGCCCTCGGAGTGCTCAGGCCCATCCTTTGAACTCCTAGGCCCAGCCTCCCCGAGCACTCCGCGAGGCCAGGCCGTCGGGTGCGGCGCCGAAGACCCTAGGCCACGCCCCACGCTTCCAGGCCACGCCCCGGAGCCAGGACCACGCCCACCCCGCAGGAGTCCGAAGCGGCCATGGGGACTCCCAGTAGCCCGGAGGAGAGGTCCGGGTCCCCGCCGGTCCCCGAGTGCGACGCAGAGGTTCAGCCCCAAGGGGCCTCCCAGCCCCATGATCACCCCGATGAGCCCCGCGAACAGGAGGCGCCCGGGGTCCCGGCGGAGCTTCCTAGCGGCCAAGGAGTTGAGCAGCAgactgaggaagaggaagaagtgggAGAAGGCAGCAGCACCGAGAGCAGCCGGGAGGAGGTGAGGGCCCTTAGGGCGGCAGCCACTGGGAGATCCAAACAGGTGACCGGACACAGGCCGGTGGAGAGAAACCCGAGGGACAGAGACCTGGAGACAGGGAAAAACACAGAGATGGGGAAAGACGACAGAGAAACAGACAGCACCAGATAGATCCACGAGCAGACCCAATAGAGACTGACCCAAACGGGTGACCAGACACAGATACAGGCACTGGGAGAGAGACCCAGAGATAGGGAGAGACAAACCTGGACTTGGACCTAGAAAGCCCCAGACCTACTGAGAGACAGAAAccagagagagacacagagacccTTGAGACAAAGACCCCAAGAAGAGACTGAGAGATGAAGGAGGGAGgcgaagagagagaaagagtccCAGAGATTCAGAGCGATGGTTAGAGACCCAGAGGGCAACCCGGAAACTAAGGGTGAAATTactcagaaaaagagaaatacgGGCGCAGAAacctggagagagggagaaactCCGAGGGAGAAAGAGACCTCATGATTCAGAGACAGAAGACAACTGAGAGACGGGGGGAGAGACTTAGACGTGGGGAGAAAAATGGGACATGGGGCGCAAAGAGAATGGGACCTAGAtttaaaaaccaaccaaccaacaacaacaaaaatcacctTCCATGAATCGGCTTTGTACCCCCTTCCTGAACTGTGAGCCCCTACGATACAGAGGTCCCCAGGTCTGCCCCTTCCCCCACCCGCCTTACAGATCAAATGGGCATGGTGGTGGAGTTAGGCTGACCGTGACCCCCAGAGAGGGATGAGGGCTTGGGACCAGACCTATAGTGACTGTAGGAGGCTAGACCTTTTCCATTTGACCCGCCCTCTCCAACTGCCCTCTCCAACTTCAGCCCGAGGGCGCGCCTCGGGCACAGACGCCGGCCACGCCCTCCACCTGCACCCCCTATGGGGAAGGGGTGAGAGCAGCCCGGAGGAGGCTCCAAGCCCAGAAGCTGGAGACAGTGACACGTGTTGCCCTGTTGGAGCAGAGACTGAAGGAGCTTCAGCGTCAAAAGAAGGAGCTGAGGATCCAGGTGAGGCTTGGACCCCCTTGGAAAGACTGGCCTCAACTCATCTGCAAGGCCAGCTCCCAGCCCTCCTCGCCCAGGGGTCGGATTCTAGGCCCCCAGCTTCATCCTTCCTCCAAACCGGGTGCTCAGAATCCGGGAGTTCAGGCTCCTGGGCCCCTCATAGGCATCAGAACCCTCAGCCCTGGACTTATGGACCTTGcagatggaggtggaggtggccCTGATACGGGGTGAGCTGGCTGGAGAGCGAGTGGCCCTGCGGCGGGAGGAGGAGCAGCTCCGAGAGCTGCTAGGGCAGCAGGTGGTCGAGGAGCCGGGCAGCCAGGAGCGGGAACAGGTTTGTTCACCTACTGTTTCTTTTCCAGTGGTTTCCTTCCTTGCCTGTGTGTATGGAGGGAGATATTCGTGGTGTTTTTGCTGGTGACTTGTCCCCCGACCCCACCGTGGTCCCTGTTTCACTTGGGATCCAGAGACGCTGAGAACAgattttccctcctccctccctgactgTGATTCTAGACTTGACTCATTGGGCCTTCTTCCTTGACTCCctctgcttttgctttttaaatatcatattagGAAAAATCTCAAATCCACAAAAATCAAATAGGCAGACAGCCTCCCTCCATGCCCCGTGCTCCCCAACTTCCACAATCATaaatcttcctttcttctttcatgtCCTCAATTTGCTTCCTGCTCCCTAGTTTTAAAAGCACATCCTCAGCATCATAAACTAGTACATACTTTAGCATGTACCATTTGCAAATAagatctcctttttaaaaacatcaccaTGACATCTTATTATCTCACcttaggaatttttattttttttaaagagaaagtgagaaagagagaattttttttaatgttttatttttcggccgacacaacatctttctttgtatgtggtgctgaggatcgaacccgggccgcacacatgccaggcgagcgcactaccgcttgagccacatccccagccccaatttttattttattttttatggtgctagggatggaatccTGGGCCcactcatgctaggcaattgctctgccactgagctactccccagccCTTACCTTAATAATCAATAAGTTTTATTATTGTCTTATTTCTagtccattttcatttttccctagaTTGTCTCAAAATCACCAGTTAACAGGGGGCTTGTTTGAATCAGACTGAGTGCCAAGCTTGGTTGTGATGTCTCATGTGACTTCAGCACCACTGGTTCTCACCAACGGTGTCTGCTCCTTGCTGTCTGTTGAAGAAACCAAGTATCCTATCCCTCAGATCAGGGAACATTTAGACCTGGGGAGACACAGGGGGCTGGAGGGGCATTTGGGACAGAGGGGCAGCATGGCACTAGTGCACAGAAATTAAAAGTGTATGATGTGGCTGATTGCATGCCTGTGGTGACCCTCAGTGGCCCTCTGTTGCCGTGAGCAAGTGGTTGCTTAGCTATAGAGGCTCAATCCGATTTAGATGTGCTTTGTGCTTTCTGAGCGAGAATCAGGGACATCATTTCTGGGTGTCCGACCTCTATGAGGTCACTCTGATCTCTTTTAATAATCTTTTACCTAAGGATTTTTACCATTCATCAGTAATCATTGCTTGGATTCGGTATAATTATAGCCTGGAAAATGTGACTTTGTAATTTTATCAGTCTTTCTCTTGGCAAGTAGCTTGTATGTTGGCATTTGGGGGAGCTGGGTCCAGGGCTCTCATTTAGAATCAAACACCTCATATTTCTCCAACCCTGATTTCTCGCCTGAGGTCTATTTATGTGCCTGCCTTCTTAGGATAAGGGTTTTTAGGTATTCCTTCCTTCTTCAGACCAAGAGGCCAGGCTCCCAGCCCTCTTCCCTCAGACTGAAGGGGTCCaggccccagccctcctccctcaggcccaggggtccagcccagcctcctccctcaggcccagaggttctggcccagccctcctccttcagatccaggggtccaggcccagccctcctcccttaGACCTAGGAATCCAGGCCCAGGCCTCCTACGTCAGGAcccggggtccaggcccagccctcttccctcagacccaggggtcctCAGCCCTCCTCTGAGGAGAAGCCAGGAGtctgcttctctttctttatCATTTCTAAAGCTGTCCTTGGCAACTCTTCTCCACTTCGATTGTCCCTTTGCCTCTTGGTCACCAGGTCCTACATGCCTCCCTTTCTGTTACCCCCAAGCTCACCAGTCACCGTGTTCTGCTTCCCGGTGTGTCTCTGGTCCATCTCTTTCGCATCCCCCCTGCCCAGGCCCAGCTCACTCACTGCTTTGAGGACTCCTGCAGGAGCTGGTCTCCGCCCTTGTGTTCCTTCTCCCCAGGGGATTCCAACGCCCTGCCCTGCTCCATCCCTTCACTCCTTCCATGGCTCCCCATTGACCGAACCTGACTGAGCTCCGTGGGCAGCCCTCTCGCTGTTGTGTCCCACaggcccctcctcccttcccacttCTCCCTGGCTGAGGTTTGCCCCGCAAAGTTCATGCACTTTTAATTCCCGTGTACTAGTGCCATGCTGCCCCTCTGTCCCAAATGCCCCTCCAGCCCCCTGTGTCTCCCCAGGTCTAAATGCTCCCTGATCTGAGGCTTTAAATTCCCCATCCCAGGAgctgggctatggctcagttggtagagtgcttggctcacgtgcacaaggccctggggtcgatccccagcaccaaaaaaaaaaaaaaaaaatccccatatCTGGGAACCTTTGGCTACCCCAGGCTCCTGCATCTCTGTTTTCACTGCTCTGACCTCAGCTGTAAATGGCTGTGTGTCCTCctggagggcagggcctgggctaGGGACCCAGCATTACCCAGTATGGCGATGTTTCCCGTTCACTCCTTcacttgtttctttcttttccccttccctccttcctatTCTGTTTCACTCTCTTTTTTGCCACACTGAGAATGGAACTCAGTTCCTTGTGACTACTAGGAAAGcatctaccatggagctacagcccagcccttttctctttctttctttcttttttttctgtttttgaattaggatttcactaagttgctgaggctggtctcgaactaatgatcctcctgcctcagcctcctgagtaacatgtgccactgcacctggcttctccTTCATTTATTTCCCAAACAACTGTTGACTTGGAGCCTCCTCTGGGGGGTGCAGCACAGGAGTGAACCAGACAGTCAGAGTCCTGCCCCCGCGGAGCTGACACCAGGCAGGGTCTGAGGTCTGGCTGGTCTTGCCCCTGCTGGCCTGCTTCCCTCTCTGAGCTCATCTGAAGCTGAGTCTGGTCGCTTTTCAGGAACAGAGGCAACTAAGGCAGGAGCGGGACCGCGTGGAGGGTCTCCGCCACAGACTTCAGGAGGCCCAAGGACAGCTGGACTCCCAGCCAGAGGACCAGCGGGAGCGACTTCTGCAGGGGGTACAGGAGGTGAGGGCCCTCTGGACCCTCTCTAGGACCTGATGTCCAGGCCCCACGGGTCCAGactccagcctcctccctcagcccctcAGCCTTCTTTCCTCATTGACCAACAATCCAGGCTGCAGCCACAACTTTCCTCCAGGCTTTTTATGTCCCCACTCACAGATGAGGGAACAGCTGGATGTGGCCCAGCGCGCTTATGAGGACCTGGAGTTCCAGCAACTGGAGCGGGAGAGccggcaggaggaggaggagcgggaCCGCCCTGGGCTCCAGCTGCCGGACCCCAAGGTCCAGGAACTTCAGGCCAGTGTGGCCCAGCACAGGGTGAGTGTCAGTGACTAAGCCTGCCCCTGAGGCCATTCCTCTTGTCTGCCCCACTGCGCGTGCGTCGCTGAGCTGACTGAACTGTTGGTGTGTCACACCCGGTGCTGAGCGTCCCAGGGTCTTCACTTGTTGAATCCTCACACAGGCCGACAGACAAGTCCTGTTCTACTTTTTCCATATCTTAAATGAAGAAGCAGAAGGTcaaagttcttacattatctCTCAAAGTCACTTAGTTCTAAAAGGTAGAGCTGGGATTGGAACCTTCGCAGTCTTGGCCACCACGCTCTGTGCCTCTCGGTCCCTGGTCCAAACAGATGTGGTCACTAGTCCGACCTGCAAGCTTCACGTTCAGGGTCTGACAGGTTCTGTGGGTACTTCACACAGTTTCCCACTTTCTGGACTAGAAAGTTCTGAGGGGGGGgtctcctcctcccacctctgcttCTGGATCTTCTtgtccctctctcttcccttcctcggTGAGGACTGTCCTTCTTTCTGTCTCCTGTTTCTATCTTGTCTTCTTCCTCTGCATTTTCTCTACATTTCTGTCTTTGAGGTCTGTCCTGGTTGCCATTCTTTGGACCTATTCTGGTTTGTCCCCTCTGTCTGTCCCTTTGTCTCTGTTCTGTGTGACTCTCTGGGGTT from Marmota flaviventris isolate mMarFla1 chromosome 18, mMarFla1.hap1, whole genome shotgun sequence includes:
- the Ethe1 gene encoding persulfide dioxygenase ETHE1, mitochondrial isoform X1; translated protein: MAAAALRVAGRQLSQHSGSGAPVLLRQMFEPKSCTYTYLLGDRESREAILIDPVLETAPRDAQLVKELGLRLLYAVNTHCHADHITGSGVLRSLLPGCQSVISRLSGAHADLHIEDGDSIRFGRFALETRASPGHTPGCVTFVLNDLSMAFTGDALLIRGCGRTDFQQGCAKTLYHSVHKKIFTLPGNCLVYPAHDYHGHTVSTVEEERTLNPRLTLSCEEFVKVMDNLNLPKPQQIDIAVPANMRCGVQTPPS
- the Ethe1 gene encoding persulfide dioxygenase ETHE1, mitochondrial isoform X2, translated to MFEPKSCTYTYLLGDRESREAILIDPVLETAPRDAQLVKELGLRLLYAVNTHCHADHITGSGVLRSLLPGCQSVISRLSGAHADLHIEDGDSIRFGRFALETRASPGHTPGCVTFVLNDLSMAFTGDALLIRGCGRTDFQQGCAKTLYHSVHKKIFTLPGNCLVYPAHDYHGHTVSTVEEERTLNPRLTLSCEEFVKVMDNLNLPKPQQIDIAVPANMRCGVQTPPS
- the Phldb3 gene encoding pleckstrin homology-like domain family B member 3 isoform X2 — encoded protein: MGTPSSPEERSGSPPVPECDAEVQPQGASQPHDHPDEPREQEAPGVPAELPSGQGVEQQTEEEEEVGEGSSTESSREEPEGAPRAQTPATPSTCTPYGEGVRAARRRLQAQKLETVTRVALLEQRLKELQRQKKELRIQMEVEVALIRGELAGERVALRREEEQLRELLGQQVVEEPGSQEREQEQRQLRQERDRVEGLRHRLQEAQGQLDSQPEDQRERLLQGVQEMREQLDVAQRAYEDLEFQQLERESRQEEEERDRPGLQLPDPKVQELQASVAQHRGSFGLQRTGSLTRRRGERGSQRGSPRPLSLHCTGPLEASTLTPAVEASGRHPLYQLLNCGPGNSCRATLHPDIAHMEKLLHQAIAERERLIKAREGMKKSRESSSGPALPAIMAPPAPPPRPPGPRVLDLRQHLERWGHNPESCPHVRVSCGCCRGPLVKMGGRIKTWRKRWFCFDRQARRLAYYADKEETKLKGVIYFQAIEEVYYDHLRCAFKSPSPRLTFCVKTYERLFYMVAPSPEAMRIWMDVIVTAADENHAP